A stretch of Ligilactobacillus faecis DNA encodes these proteins:
- the topB gene encoding type IA DNA topoisomerase gives MTTVILAEKPKQAASYAKAFSESTRKDGYYQVSDRILPDKTFLTYGFGHLVELSKPEYYGKTGMSLENLPIFPDKFHYDVTEDSSKQFYIVKDLLERADTIVVATDCDREGENIAWSIMKKAKIDTSSKEIKRLWINSLEKAVIRQGFSSLKDDRNYYKYYLEAEARKKSDWLVGMNLTELYSILLQRHGLNKILSVGRVQTPTLYMIEQRDRSIAEFKSSDYYELEIESTDLKPKFTAKLSPLQRFEDQNSLNVFKQAKGLENGVNHATVKSIENEQKATPSPMLFSLSSLQSEVNRRFKASASETLAAVQNLYEAGLLSYPRTDCNYITQAEYDYLKENIQRYGALIDSSLKFTQLEAKKRYVDGNKVQEHYAIIPTKQVASQEQYDEFSELEKKVYWLVISTTIAMFLEPYRYNETSIVFNLGQLEFVTKGKTLIDQGWKRLFGVKQSDTDLPSLDIGQNVIVELREIKKQTKPPKAYTEGTLITAMKTAGKTLSDKKAQAILKDVKGIGTEATRANIISGLQKKGYLVNKKNELHVTDLGKILCRAVESSRLLTSVEMTAKWEEKLQQIGKESYSQEAFLDQIKKFISELLLRVPGTVENDVRLKEEVAKVAAEDAIDVCPKCRQGQVIDKGKFYGCSNYDKSGCRFSISKGLMQQSFSKEDIKKLLAGKKTSVINGLVGKKGKAFSARFFLDDNAELKLEFASKKRFSKRKK, from the coding sequence TTGACAACAGTTATTTTAGCGGAAAAGCCTAAACAAGCAGCATCATATGCTAAAGCATTTAGTGAGAGCACTAGAAAAGATGGTTATTATCAAGTCAGCGACAGAATTTTACCTGACAAAACATTTCTAACATATGGTTTTGGCCATTTAGTTGAATTATCTAAGCCAGAATACTATGGTAAAACAGGTATGAGTTTAGAAAATCTACCAATTTTTCCTGATAAATTTCACTATGATGTTACTGAAGATTCAAGTAAGCAATTCTATATTGTAAAAGATCTATTGGAAAGGGCAGATACGATCGTAGTCGCAACTGACTGTGATCGTGAGGGTGAAAATATTGCATGGTCGATCATGAAAAAAGCTAAGATCGATACAAGTAGCAAGGAAATCAAGCGGTTATGGATCAATTCTTTAGAAAAAGCGGTGATCCGACAAGGTTTTAGTAGTTTAAAAGATGATCGAAATTATTATAAATACTATCTTGAGGCTGAGGCAAGGAAGAAAAGCGATTGGTTAGTCGGAATGAATCTGACAGAACTATACTCAATTCTTTTGCAAAGACATGGATTAAATAAAATTCTCAGCGTTGGTCGCGTTCAAACACCGACATTATACATGATAGAACAGCGAGACAGATCGATAGCTGAATTTAAATCCAGTGATTATTATGAATTAGAAATCGAATCAACGGACTTAAAGCCCAAATTTACAGCAAAATTAAGTCCTTTACAACGTTTTGAAGATCAAAATAGTCTAAATGTTTTTAAACAAGCTAAAGGACTTGAGAATGGCGTAAATCATGCAACGGTCAAAAGTATTGAAAACGAACAAAAGGCAACACCAAGCCCCATGTTGTTTTCGTTATCAAGTTTACAATCAGAAGTCAATCGGCGTTTTAAGGCTAGTGCAAGTGAGACTTTAGCTGCAGTACAAAATCTTTATGAAGCCGGACTGTTGTCTTATCCGCGTACAGATTGTAACTATATCACACAAGCTGAATATGATTACCTCAAAGAAAATATTCAAAGATATGGTGCTTTGATCGATAGTAGCTTAAAATTTACTCAGCTTGAAGCTAAAAAGCGTTACGTTGATGGTAATAAAGTTCAAGAGCATTATGCGATCATTCCAACTAAGCAAGTAGCGAGTCAGGAACAGTATGATGAATTCTCTGAACTCGAAAAAAAGGTCTACTGGTTAGTAATATCAACAACTATTGCAATGTTTTTAGAACCTTATCGGTACAATGAAACGAGCATAGTTTTTAACTTAGGTCAGCTAGAATTTGTAACTAAAGGAAAAACATTGATCGATCAAGGGTGGAAAAGACTTTTTGGCGTTAAACAATCGGATACTGATCTACCTTCGTTGGATATAGGTCAAAATGTGATAGTTGAATTAAGGGAAATCAAGAAACAAACTAAGCCACCAAAAGCTTATACAGAAGGAACTTTGATCACAGCTATGAAAACAGCTGGAAAGACGCTGAGTGACAAAAAAGCTCAAGCAATCTTGAAAGATGTCAAAGGGATCGGCACAGAAGCAACACGAGCAAATATTATCAGCGGTTTACAAAAGAAGGGCTACCTTGTAAATAAGAAGAATGAACTTCATGTGACCGATCTAGGTAAAATTTTATGTCGGGCTGTTGAGAGCTCTAGATTACTGACTTCGGTCGAAATGACTGCTAAATGGGAAGAAAAGTTACAGCAGATAGGTAAGGAAAGTTATTCGCAGGAAGCATTTTTAGATCAAATCAAAAAGTTTATTAGCGAGTTATTATTACGAGTTCCAGGGACAGTCGAAAATGATGTCAGACTAAAAGAAGAAGTAGCAAAAGTGGCAGCAGAGGACGCAATCGATGTTTGTCCAAAATGTCGTCAAGGACAGGTAATTGATAAAGGGAAATTTTACGGCTGTAGTAATTATGATAAAAGTGGCTGTCGCTTTAGTATCTCAAAGGGTTTAATGCAACAAAGTTTCTCTAAAGAAGACATTAAAAAATTACTTGCTGGTAAAAAAACGAGTGTGATCAATGGCCTAGTCGGAAAAAAGGGTAAAGCTTTTTCAGCTAGATTTTTTTTAGATGATAATGCAGAACTTAAATTGGAATTTGCATCAAAGAAGCGTTTTAGCAAGAGGAAAAAATAA
- a CDS encoding AAA family ATPase — MESGIVTSKTPYLDKYTENLTEKVRAYPAEHEVFGRESEIEQVITSLLRKTKNSPLLIGEAGVGKTAIIEGLTLRIERQKVSPKLAGVTVRSLELATISNNIEGGFIEKFKNIIDELIKTKGENLLFIDEIHTLIGAGSSNGSALDAGNILKPALARGAIQLIGATTIDEYHETIENDRALQRRFQNIQIDEPSTPQAIEILTGAKPVFEKYHDVVVTKSALRQAVLLSVRYLPDYFLPDKAFDLLDEACTVASINGKKKVTRKQIAEVLKRRTGIPVTTILKDESKRLEKIEERLKRRVKGQDFAVKTVADVVTVAKAGLQDETKPLSTLLFLGTTGIGKTELAKGLAEVMFDDENEMIRLDMSEYSQKGSSLKLIGTRKTKGVLTEAVKHKPYSIVLFDELEKADREVHDLLLQILDDGRLTDGTGRLVSFKNTIVIMTTNIGAERIKINAELKGNVGQLSLREYQQFIASMDLELQNEFRPEFINRIEHKIIFQMLDKAVIRQIASKNLELLNKRMAKQGAYLIYDDKLLDYLSDNGTDLNNGARPIARLIDQTILAPIARELVTIEKDKNKLYEFRIKVIGKAPNQIDELVDQRRLAFDLNVLDKN, encoded by the coding sequence ATGGAAAGTGGTATTGTGACTAGCAAGACGCCTTATTTAGATAAATATACTGAAAATTTAACAGAGAAAGTTCGTGCCTATCCTGCTGAGCATGAGGTCTTTGGTCGTGAATCTGAGATCGAACAGGTTATTACGTCGTTATTGCGCAAAACGAAAAACTCGCCATTATTGATTGGTGAAGCTGGTGTGGGTAAAACGGCGATTATTGAAGGACTGACATTAAGGATAGAACGTCAAAAAGTCTCACCTAAATTAGCTGGAGTAACAGTTAGATCACTAGAGTTAGCTACCATCTCAAATAATATAGAAGGTGGTTTCATTGAAAAATTCAAGAATATTATTGATGAGTTGATCAAAACTAAAGGTGAAAACTTATTGTTTATCGACGAGATCCATACTTTGATAGGAGCAGGTAGTAGCAATGGAAGTGCCTTAGATGCGGGAAATATATTGAAACCTGCTCTAGCACGTGGAGCAATCCAATTGATAGGTGCAACAACGATCGATGAATACCATGAGACGATTGAAAATGATCGCGCTTTGCAACGTCGCTTTCAAAATATTCAGATCGATGAACCGTCAACACCACAAGCGATCGAAATCTTAACTGGAGCTAAACCAGTATTTGAAAAATATCATGATGTTGTGGTCACAAAAAGTGCTTTGAGACAGGCAGTCTTATTATCGGTGCGTTATTTGCCTGATTATTTTTTACCAGACAAAGCATTCGATCTACTCGATGAAGCCTGTACGGTAGCTTCAATAAATGGCAAGAAAAAAGTCACACGCAAGCAGATTGCTGAGGTCTTGAAACGAAGGACAGGGATACCGGTAACCACGATTTTGAAAGACGAGTCCAAACGTTTGGAAAAGATCGAAGAGCGTTTAAAGCGACGAGTTAAAGGACAAGATTTTGCAGTCAAAACAGTCGCTGATGTCGTGACGGTCGCTAAAGCAGGCCTACAAGATGAGACTAAACCTCTATCAACACTACTTTTTTTAGGGACAACAGGTATTGGTAAGACAGAGCTGGCAAAAGGACTAGCCGAAGTCATGTTTGACGATGAGAATGAAATGATCCGCCTAGATATGTCAGAATATTCTCAAAAAGGTTCTTCCTTGAAGTTGATCGGAACTAGGAAGACAAAAGGGGTATTAACGGAAGCTGTTAAGCATAAACCATATTCAATCGTCTTATTTGACGAATTGGAAAAAGCTGATCGCGAAGTGCACGATTTACTTTTGCAGATATTAGATGATGGACGATTGACTGATGGAACAGGACGTTTGGTATCTTTTAAAAATACGATCGTAATCATGACGACAAATATCGGGGCAGAAAGGATCAAGATCAATGCAGAACTGAAAGGAAATGTTGGTCAACTAAGCTTACGTGAGTATCAGCAATTTATTGCTTCAATGGATCTTGAGTTACAAAATGAATTTCGCCCTGAATTTATCAACCGAATTGAGCACAAAATAATCTTTCAAATGCTAGATAAGGCTGTTATCCGACAGATCGCTAGCAAAAATTTAGAACTATTAAATAAACGCATGGCAAAACAAGGAGCATACCTAATCTATGATGATAAGTTACTAGACTATTTATCCGATAATGGGACGGATCTAAATAATGGTGCTCGCCCCATAGCACGGTTGATTGACCAGACAATTTTAGCACCGATAGCACGGGAGCTGGTAACTATTGAAAAAGATAAAAATAAGCTCTATGAATTTAGGATCAAAGTTATCGGGAAGGCTCCTAACCAAATAGATGAATTAGTTGACCAAAGAAGATTAGCTTTTGATCTAAATGTTCTTGATAAAAATTAA
- a CDS encoding PBECR4 domain-containing protein, with protein MEINNLSKDLGLRKIGPLKFKEDDNLYKKFQKLTKYIYKNGEWNSQDIQKAIKKMFEYRVRKKTGRLEKIPLDDPRIPSYRVTEGFQGECYEYSWDSSIGAIFRTYVFVDPTNHSGAKHAKRFNAPNIFGRIRKISRNSIYDKEGMMFNVDRLVGFNKAEEVLLQGFKEQKSQLDFKQEEIEQYLRMLVDPALASKKYAGLFTKNNRHYGAIADFIEGYIDNVYEIVVQHDYEKKLESQFRADPSTTKLNINEETQRAMNNTELKQYFSFVELDNEVDLKRFKDFETEMHRVQSVLPTVEGIKPDLRLRKLGNYKALGLYFSFNKTITLDFRSGSTKNRGEYRPSQPGIQAFVHEYGHYLDYNLSKDKGIMSNLSLEPEFKKIIDKYVEQLKVNGIYDYSHGKIEHYYAVPTEVFARSFEVYAFDKGLRSSLMKRNYNRDLEYVSFTPEIKEEITKYFDEKVPGFSERIRLLVEKEKVEEQGTDKSHIKVEDTKKEGREYTPYLEQGAQGSGLPEQEDLFHKFDRPSMDNSSISDEYNVVENSEKGVKKEGPNYTPYLQSETEGNGLPVQDNLDPEFHSPPTTNFNMDSEKVPRRIRAYHVANSKELSLLNQNSEKILEVADFYNDKLSDGFVHYIYKQDNKLKDFKIKYGKENFSHLLGIKFANKTSKQILEDLVNRRLNQEAIFVKNDGTTFKKLNVIESLKKITDSNTIALNDLGQITQASKLRFNDALKTSDNNLLLAIKDFEPELFRPYSLMNLKNARGTTLEYLDVPENTVLAVLAETRSEFGGVSIGTLSINHDYVKSAADTMEIIDIMNKLSIRKLEEIEQSQEKSNEEKPSDESIENLVTERNKEVSKQQKISAKEIDYAKSEKILAVAQHLGIQLISDKGKYYWEQEPSFVIDPKSNLFKWTDREIYHGDPVALVKEIKRVDFNEAVKYLNENQIDKFDIEKVKYRLKDQSKAIESKQVTTEKQGHHDTDKTSKVPKRVNKEQIIKARNRNILEVAQNLGINLRKTGQTYVWIEHDSFVIFPKTNTYSWFSKDEVGKNPIDLVQSFNGADFKQAVAYLNDIELSSFDEAKIDVEPQKPFKYLLRDSSDVSKLKDYFENERGISQSTVRDFLQSGVIAQANRIHQNEFEPVVVFKHRDSDGNIVGASLQGIKENYVRYPTKGRLKEIISNSKRNWGITYNCGIEPNEDTFKLIFFEAPIDLMSYYELHKDSLKGTRLVAMNGLKENTIGNHLVESFGFKGTLQKFNDTLIKNGLTKEDVLNRIPKIKLAVDNDAKGREFVEKMQRKYPLVPFEAELPPILEGREKTDWNDYLKAKKTGNIVIDKPQVEKETQKEIEPKSQEQESNEIQKFSLENATAKEVSNHAMELIREFSRDPAVWDEYMTMLGNFSGYSPRNVALIYEQAKDAKMVGTYNEWQMRHEQYKLTKEDVVFDPELAKRYEEKGQEIEQKLSIKAGEKGKITLFRVAKEWCLPRTDEQGNVILDSEGKIKYKKYHATQLTKLEKSMIKEEKIKPIAFPKRDKQGKFIFQKYKVFDIEQTNLKKESYGKVVNKHQYDYEAESSKLYKISYALKDYAKNNHIDYRIDKRKLTGLPQTVKGIYQNDGKSAKVLMNKNLDFKESLGTAIRLLSHAAIDNQYQGKVENFHRGLEAEIVGHAVAAHFGLPTEKRFLKEMSARLQKLSDKELTKSLNRAFSSSSELINQIAKYSETPKRERDRRTTKKQNQSKTRSI; from the coding sequence ATGGAAATAAACAATTTATCAAAAGATCTTGGATTAAGAAAAATCGGACCACTTAAATTCAAAGAAGATGATAATCTCTATAAGAAGTTCCAAAAATTGACTAAGTATATTTACAAAAATGGTGAGTGGAACAGCCAAGATATCCAAAAAGCAATAAAAAAGATGTTTGAGTATCGTGTTAGAAAGAAAACAGGAAGGCTAGAAAAAATACCGCTAGATGATCCTAGAATACCATCTTATCGTGTTACAGAAGGATTTCAGGGAGAATGTTACGAATATAGTTGGGATAGTAGTATAGGGGCTATATTTAGAACATATGTATTTGTTGATCCAACTAATCACTCAGGAGCAAAACATGCGAAACGTTTTAATGCACCTAATATATTTGGACGAATCAGAAAAATAAGTAGGAATTCAATTTACGATAAAGAAGGTATGATGTTCAACGTTGATCGCTTAGTAGGATTTAACAAGGCAGAGGAAGTATTGTTACAAGGCTTCAAAGAACAAAAATCTCAGCTTGATTTTAAGCAAGAAGAAATTGAACAATATCTACGTATGCTAGTTGACCCGGCACTAGCAAGTAAAAAGTATGCTGGATTATTTACAAAGAATAATCGACATTATGGGGCGATAGCAGATTTTATTGAAGGTTATATTGACAACGTCTATGAAATTGTGGTGCAACATGATTATGAAAAGAAACTTGAGAGTCAATTTAGGGCAGATCCGTCGACAACAAAGCTAAATATCAATGAAGAAACTCAACGAGCTATGAATAATACAGAACTCAAACAGTACTTCAGCTTTGTTGAGTTAGATAATGAGGTGGATCTTAAACGTTTCAAGGATTTTGAAACTGAAATGCACCGTGTTCAAAGTGTATTACCAACGGTAGAAGGGATCAAACCTGATCTGAGACTAAGAAAATTGGGCAATTATAAAGCGTTAGGGCTATATTTCTCTTTTAACAAAACAATAACATTAGATTTTAGAAGTGGTTCTACAAAGAATCGTGGCGAATATCGTCCAAGTCAACCCGGTATACAGGCTTTTGTCCATGAGTATGGTCATTATTTGGATTATAACTTATCAAAAGACAAAGGGATTATGAGTAATTTGAGCTTAGAGCCTGAGTTCAAGAAGATCATAGACAAATATGTAGAACAACTGAAGGTCAACGGCATTTACGATTACTCACATGGTAAAATAGAGCACTATTATGCAGTTCCTACCGAGGTTTTTGCGCGTTCTTTTGAGGTATACGCTTTTGACAAAGGTTTGAGAAGCTCACTCATGAAGAGGAATTATAATCGAGATCTCGAATATGTGAGTTTTACACCAGAAATAAAAGAAGAAATCACAAAATATTTTGATGAAAAAGTCCCCGGATTTAGCGAGCGGATACGATTATTGGTTGAAAAAGAAAAAGTTGAAGAACAAGGAACGGATAAAAGCCACATTAAAGTTGAAGACACGAAAAAAGAAGGACGAGAATATACGCCTTATTTAGAGCAAGGAGCTCAAGGCAGCGGGCTACCCGAACAAGAAGACTTGTTCCATAAATTTGATCGTCCTTCTATGGATAATTCTAGCATAAGTGACGAGTACAATGTAGTAGAAAACAGTGAAAAAGGCGTAAAAAAAGAAGGACCAAATTACACGCCTTATTTACAGTCCGAAACTGAGGGCAACGGGCTACCCGTCCAAGATAACTTGGACCCTGAATTTCACAGTCCTCCTACTACTAATTTTAACATGGATTCAGAGAAAGTGCCACGAAGAATTAGGGCATATCATGTTGCTAATAGTAAAGAATTATCGTTATTAAATCAAAATTCTGAAAAAATATTAGAAGTGGCAGATTTCTATAACGATAAACTTTCTGATGGTTTTGTTCACTATATTTATAAGCAAGATAATAAACTTAAAGATTTTAAAATCAAATATGGCAAGGAAAATTTTTCTCATTTATTAGGTATCAAATTCGCTAATAAAACATCTAAGCAGATACTGGAAGATTTGGTAAATAGGCGACTAAATCAAGAGGCTATATTTGTTAAAAATGATGGAACAACATTTAAAAAATTAAACGTTATAGAGTCGTTAAAAAAGATCACTGATTCGAATACTATTGCATTAAATGACTTGGGTCAAATTACACAAGCAAGTAAACTTAGATTCAATGATGCCTTAAAGACTTCCGATAATAATTTATTGTTAGCTATTAAAGATTTTGAACCTGAACTTTTTAGGCCATACTCTTTGATGAATTTGAAAAATGCAAGAGGAACTACACTAGAATATTTAGACGTTCCTGAGAATACAGTATTAGCGGTTTTGGCAGAAACGCGTAGTGAATTTGGTGGAGTAAGCATAGGTACTTTGTCAATTAATCATGATTACGTTAAAAGTGCAGCTGATACCATGGAAATTATCGACATAATGAATAAATTGAGTATCAGGAAACTTGAAGAAATAGAGCAATCGCAAGAAAAGAGTAACGAAGAAAAGCCATCGGACGAATCAATTGAGAACCTTGTTACCGAAAGGAATAAGGAAGTGTCTAAACAACAAAAAATAAGTGCTAAAGAGATCGATTATGCCAAGTCCGAAAAGATCCTAGCTGTTGCGCAACATTTAGGTATCCAGTTGATATCTGATAAAGGAAAATATTACTGGGAACAAGAGCCGAGCTTTGTGATCGACCCAAAGTCGAATTTATTCAAGTGGACAGATAGAGAGATATATCATGGCGATCCAGTAGCATTAGTTAAAGAAATAAAACGGGTCGATTTTAACGAGGCCGTTAAGTATCTCAATGAAAACCAGATAGATAAATTTGATATTGAGAAAGTTAAATATCGCTTAAAAGATCAATCTAAGGCGATCGAATCAAAACAAGTTACAACCGAAAAACAAGGACACCATGATACAGACAAAACTTCCAAAGTTCCTAAACGGGTCAATAAAGAACAGATCATTAAGGCTAGAAATCGTAATATCCTAGAAGTTGCTCAAAATTTAGGGATCAACTTACGTAAAACTGGCCAGACATATGTTTGGATTGAGCATGATTCATTTGTCATTTTTCCAAAGACAAATACGTATTCTTGGTTTTCTAAAGATGAAGTTGGAAAAAATCCGATCGATTTAGTACAGAGCTTTAATGGTGCAGACTTTAAGCAAGCAGTTGCTTATTTGAATGATATTGAATTATCTAGTTTTGATGAAGCAAAGATTGATGTAGAGCCACAAAAACCATTCAAATATTTGTTAAGAGATAGTTCAGATGTAAGTAAGTTAAAAGATTATTTTGAAAACGAACGTGGCATCAGCCAAAGTACGGTACGTGACTTCCTTCAAAGCGGTGTAATTGCACAAGCCAATAGGATCCATCAAAATGAATTTGAACCAGTTGTAGTATTCAAGCACAGAGATTCTGATGGAAATATCGTAGGTGCTAGCCTACAGGGCATCAAAGAAAATTATGTTCGCTATCCAACAAAAGGTCGCTTAAAAGAGATAATTTCTAATAGCAAGAGAAACTGGGGAATTACTTACAACTGCGGAATAGAACCTAATGAAGATACCTTCAAATTGATTTTCTTTGAAGCACCGATCGATTTAATGAGCTATTATGAGCTTCATAAAGACAGCTTAAAAGGAACACGTCTTGTTGCCATGAACGGATTAAAAGAGAATACGATCGGAAATCATTTGGTTGAAAGCTTTGGATTCAAAGGAACGCTCCAAAAATTTAATGATACTCTTATCAAAAATGGTTTAACCAAAGAAGATGTTTTGAATCGTATTCCAAAGATAAAATTAGCGGTCGATAATGATGCAAAAGGTCGAGAATTTGTCGAAAAGATGCAACGTAAGTATCCGTTAGTTCCTTTTGAGGCTGAACTTCCACCAATATTGGAAGGACGTGAGAAAACGGATTGGAATGATTATTTAAAGGCTAAAAAAACTGGTAATATTGTGATAGATAAGCCACAAGTAGAAAAAGAAACTCAAAAAGAGATCGAGCCTAAATCACAAGAACAAGAGAGTAACGAAATTCAAAAATTTAGTCTTGAAAATGCAACCGCTAAAGAAGTTAGCAATCATGCCATGGAACTGATCCGTGAGTTCAGTCGAGATCCAGCTGTTTGGGACGAATATATGACAATGTTAGGTAATTTCTCAGGATATTCACCGCGAAATGTTGCCTTGATCTATGAACAAGCAAAAGATGCAAAGATGGTTGGGACGTATAATGAGTGGCAAATGCGACATGAGCAGTATAAATTAACAAAAGAAGATGTTGTTTTTGATCCAGAACTAGCTAAGCGGTATGAAGAAAAAGGTCAAGAAATTGAGCAGAAGCTATCGATCAAAGCAGGTGAAAAAGGCAAGATAACTCTCTTCAGAGTAGCTAAAGAATGGTGCTTACCACGAACTGATGAACAAGGAAATGTAATTTTAGATAGTGAAGGCAAGATAAAATATAAAAAATATCATGCTACACAGCTCACAAAGTTAGAGAAGAGCATGATCAAAGAGGAGAAAATAAAACCGATAGCCTTTCCCAAACGAGATAAGCAGGGGAAGTTTATTTTTCAGAAATATAAAGTCTTTGATATTGAGCAAACTAACTTGAAGAAAGAATCTTACGGTAAGGTTGTTAATAAGCATCAATATGATTATGAAGCTGAATCAAGTAAGCTTTACAAAATAAGCTATGCGCTTAAAGATTACGCTAAAAATAACCATATTGACTATCGAATAGATAAAAGGAAATTAACAGGACTACCTCAAACTGTTAAAGGAATTTATCAAAACGATGGGAAAAGTGCTAAAGTTCTTATGAATAAAAACTTGGATTTTAAAGAAAGTTTAGGAACAGCGATACGACTATTAAGTCATGCTGCTATCGATAATCAGTATCAAGGGAAGGTGGAAAATTTTCATCGTGGACTTGAAGCAGAGATCGTAGGGCATGCGGTGGCAGCACATTTTGGTTTACCAACTGAAAAAAGATTTTTAAAGGAAATGTCAGCAAGACTTCAAAAGCTTTCTGACAAAGAGCTCACTAAATCTTTGAATCGTGCTTTTTCTTCAAGTAGTGAACTTATCAACCAAATTGCTAAGTATAGCGAGACGCCAAAACGAGAACGTGATCGTCGGACAACTAAAAAACAAAATCAAAGTAAAACACGTTCAATATAA